A stretch of bacterium DNA encodes these proteins:
- a CDS encoding RluA family pseudouridine synthase: MNLIVLPEEANQRLDIFFLPYLPSSISRSSLQGMIKDGYVKVNDLPVKSSYQVKEKDHIFIEIPERKSLSIEAEDLPLNIVFEDQDIIVVNKEAGMITHPTPNILNKTLVNALLFHSQKLSNLGAPLRPGIVHRLDKDTSGLLVVAKNDSSYLSLFHQIQERRLQKKYQAIVYGKVKEELGRIDLPIGRHPQEGLKMSVMGRNYKEAETTFKVLDRFFLPKFQFSFLEVELKTGRTHQIRVHLSYIKHPLVKDKVYGPKDRFSCPLPFINRQALHAKYLKLLHPRTKKEIEFYAEMPDDMANLLDYLKKESRDK; encoded by the coding sequence ATGAATTTAATTGTCCTTCCAGAAGAAGCTAATCAAAGACTAGATATTTTTTTCCTTCCTTATCTTCCTTCTTCCATCTCTCGTTCTTCTCTGCAAGGAATGATTAAAGATGGTTATGTAAAAGTAAATGATCTCCCCGTAAAATCAAGTTATCAAGTCAAAGAAAAAGATCATATTTTTATTGAGATTCCAGAAAGAAAGAGCTTAAGTATAGAAGCGGAAGATCTTCCTTTAAATATAGTCTTTGAAGATCAAGATATTATCGTTGTTAATAAAGAAGCTGGAATGATTACGCACCCTACCCCTAATATCTTAAACAAGACCTTAGTTAATGCTCTCCTTTTTCATAGCCAAAAATTATCTAACCTCGGAGCGCCACTGCGACCTGGCATCGTTCATCGGCTCGATAAGGATACCTCTGGACTATTAGTGGTAGCTAAAAATGACTCAAGTTATCTCTCCCTTTTTCACCAAATTCAAGAAAGAAGGCTACAAAAAAAGTATCAGGCTATTGTTTATGGAAAGGTGAAAGAAGAATTAGGAAGAATAGATCTGCCTATTGGAAGGCATCCTCAAGAAGGCTTAAAGATGTCTGTCATGGGTAGAAACTATAAAGAGGCTGAAACTACTTTTAAAGTATTAGACCGTTTTTTCCTCCCTAAATTTCAATTTTCTTTTTTAGAAGTAGAATTAAAGACCGGTCGAACTCATCAAATTAGAGTTCACTTAAGCTATATTAAGCATCCCCTGGTCAAAGACAAAGTTTATGGACCAAAAGACAGGTTCTCTTGTCCATTGCCTTTTATTAATAGACAAGCTCTTCATGCTAAATATCTAAAACTACTCCATCCAAGAACCAAGAAAGAGATAGAATTTTACGCTGAAATGCCCGATGATATGGCTAACCTTTTAGATTATTTAAAGAAAGAATCAAGAGATAAATGA
- the lgt gene encoding prolipoprotein diacylglyceryl transferase yields the protein MHPVLLSVGFIKIYSYGLFLSIAFLISLFYLKRKAVDEGIKVKDLIDLSLSGLIAGIIGARLLYVLDNYQYYLNEPLEIILLNKGGLIFYGGLLLGSLASVIFIKKRRLPLGKITDLLAPCLALGESMTRIGCFMAGCCYGKPTSLPWGVRFPVDSLACSHYGHKVLHPTQLYSFLALLVVFIFLNWKLKHKLFEGEVFIWYFISYSTVRFILEFFRGDNLAFIFSLTMAQSLGILLFICSLFFWLMLKNRSKTLI from the coding sequence ATGCATCCAGTCTTACTTTCTGTTGGTTTTATAAAAATTTATTCTTACGGATTATTCCTATCAATTGCTTTTCTCATATCCTTATTTTATCTAAAAAGAAAAGCAGTCGATGAGGGGATAAAAGTTAAGGACTTGATAGACTTAAGCTTGTCTGGCCTAATTGCCGGTATCATTGGAGCAAGGCTTTTGTATGTCTTAGATAATTATCAATATTACTTAAATGAGCCTTTAGAGATTATTTTACTTAACAAAGGAGGTTTAATATTCTATGGAGGTTTACTTTTAGGCAGCTTAGCCAGTGTCATCTTTATTAAGAAAAGAAGACTACCTTTGGGAAAAATTACAGATTTATTAGCTCCTTGTCTTGCTTTGGGCGAAAGTATGACCAGAATAGGCTGTTTTATGGCTGGGTGTTGCTATGGAAAGCCTACTTCCCTGCCTTGGGGAGTAAGATTTCCTGTGGATAGCTTAGCTTGTAGTCATTACGGCCATAAAGTCTTACATCCTACTCAATTATATTCATTCTTGGCTCTCTTAGTTGTCTTTATTTTTTTAAATTGGAAGCTGAAGCATAAACTATTTGAAGGTGAAGTATTTATTTGGTATTTTATCTCATATTCTACAGTAAGATTTATTTTAGAGTTTTTTAGAGGAGATAACCTGGCTTTTATTTTTTCTCTCACTATGGCCCAAAGTCTTGGAATATTACTCTTCATTTGCAGCCTCTTTTTCTGGTTGATGCTTAAAAATAGATCTAAGACTTTAATTTAG
- the lspA gene encoding signal peptidase II, whose protein sequence is MSFTLEVTLKDKRSLAFYSVFLVVLFLDQTSKYLIRCAFQLGEGIWLIKDVLSICHIQNQGIAFSLLTSLKDILIYLNLALAGMIVFIYQKIKKRVGQIFIDVIFGLIIGGTTGNIIDRFLFKGVIDFLDLGWKSIRWPVFNLADMAICLGMFLLCFFLYKEEKEKGNHLFSEK, encoded by the coding sequence ATGAGCTTTACTTTGGAGGTAACTTTAAAAGATAAAAGATCTTTGGCTTTTTACTCAGTCTTCTTGGTAGTCTTATTTTTGGATCAAACAAGTAAGTATCTGATCAGATGTGCCTTTCAATTAGGTGAAGGAATATGGCTGATTAAAGATGTCTTATCTATTTGTCATATCCAAAATCAAGGAATTGCTTTTAGCTTATTAACAAGTCTTAAAGATATCCTTATCTATTTAAATCTTGCCTTAGCAGGAATGATCGTCTTTATTTATCAAAAGATAAAAAAAAGAGTCGGTCAAATCTTTATAGATGTTATCTTTGGATTAATTATCGGCGGAACAACAGGTAATATTATCGATCGTTTTTTATTTAAAGGAGTGATAGATTTCTTAGATTTAGGTTGGAAAAGTATCAGGTGGCCGGTCTTTAATCTGGCTGATATGGCCATTTGCTTAGGGATGTTCCTTCTTTGCTTTTTTCTTTATAAAGAAGAGAAAGAAAAAGGCAACCATCTTTTTTCAGAAAAATAA
- a CDS encoding TraR/DksA family transcriptional regulator — translation MEERQREIFKEKLLKLRAEYVKEVQSMEKENLRNSLRNVSGNLSGYSQHIAEIAADSSEQEKNIQLLSSVSHLLAEVNEVLHKMEDGSYGICEDCSQEIPLNRLEAIPYAKFCLKCKEKNSPKDRRR, via the coding sequence ATGGAAGAAAGACAGCGTGAAATCTTTAAGGAAAAACTCTTGAAATTAAGAGCTGAGTATGTCAAAGAGGTTCAAAGCATGGAAAAAGAAAATTTACGTAATTCCTTGCGAAATGTTTCTGGGAACCTCTCCGGGTATTCTCAGCATATCGCTGAAATTGCTGCTGATAGCTCTGAGCAAGAAAAAAATATTCAACTATTAAGTTCAGTCTCTCATCTATTAGCAGAAGTTAACGAGGTTCTTCATAAGATGGAAGATGGTTCTTATGGAATATGTGAAGATTGTAGCCAAGAAATTCCACTTAATCGGTTAGAAGCTATTCCTTATGCTAAATTTTGTTTAAAATGTAAAGAAAAGAATAGCCCAAAAGATAGGAGGAGATGA
- the ileS gene encoding isoleucine--tRNA ligase, with amino-acid sequence MNYQETLNLPKTDFKMKANLPLKELEIEKFWEEIRLYQKLRENSKDKPRYVLHDGPPYANGDIHMGHALNKILKDIIVKYKSMTGHDAPYIPGWDCHGLPIEYKVAQRLANEEGLTSERIRLECQEYAEKYIEIQKEQFKRLGVLGDWNNPYLTLDHDYCATVIDVFGKIVERGHVYKGLKPVYWCSDCQTALAEAEVEYKERNSPSLFVKFLLKEKGEIFKDINSLLYVVIWTTTPWTLIANVAIALHPEANYITVLVKRDEKEEAYLFAENMLSKMISILKINDYQILQKNKGRELENLSCDHPFIERKSTLVLADYVSLEEGSGCVHIAPGHGLEDYETGINYKLPIICPVDEKGKFTKEALEFEGLEVFKANEKVCKKLKDLAYLLWRGEITHSYPHCWRCKNPVISRATKQWFISMEVNNLKERTLQAIEEVNWIPDWGKNRFYGMVANRDEWCISRQRSWGVPIPAFHCQECGGYLLLPEIIYKVRDVIQEEGIEAWFKKEASYFLSSQERCPQCGGNKLSQESDIIDVWFESGVSHEAVLRQRKELYWPADLYLEGSDQHRGWFQSSMLVAMSIHGKPPYKTVLTHGFMLDSSGKAMSKSMGNVISPLEIISKYGADILRLWVCSIDYRNDVNIGKEIIERMAEAYRKIRNTGRFILGNIYDFDPDKDSLPYQELLSIDRWLLSKLQVLINKTTSSFEEFEFYNFYHLLNNFCVVTLSSLYLDIIKDRLYTYPKDSLDRRSAQTCIYKVLIVLVKLVAPVISFTAEEIWSYLPNGKKKKESVHLASWPKAKEEFIDEELEKEYEELLLLRDEVLKEIEEIRKKGVIGNSLETRVTINLSLTNKKLLEKYQEELKSLFIVSKVELKDSLEEKIKIKVEKVKEKKCQRCWNYQESVGKSLELPDLCQRCVKVVKS; translated from the coding sequence ATGAATTACCAAGAAACATTAAATTTACCTAAAACAGACTTTAAAATGAAAGCTAATCTTCCCCTTAAAGAACTAGAAATAGAAAAGTTTTGGGAAGAGATAAGGCTTTACCAAAAATTACGGGAAAATTCTAAAGATAAACCAAGGTATGTTCTTCATGATGGCCCTCCTTATGCTAATGGAGATATTCATATGGGACATGCTTTAAATAAGATCCTAAAAGATATTATTGTCAAATACAAGTCGATGACTGGCCACGATGCACCATACATTCCTGGATGGGATTGCCATGGCCTCCCCATTGAGTATAAAGTTGCGCAACGATTGGCTAATGAAGAAGGCTTAACTTCAGAAAGAATAAGACTGGAATGCCAAGAGTATGCTGAAAAATATATAGAGATTCAAAAAGAACAGTTTAAAAGGTTAGGAGTTTTAGGAGATTGGAATAATCCGTATTTAACCCTCGATCATGATTATTGTGCTACGGTGATAGATGTATTTGGCAAGATCGTGGAAAGAGGACATGTTTACAAGGGACTCAAGCCTGTCTACTGGTGCTCTGACTGCCAAACAGCTTTAGCAGAAGCGGAGGTAGAGTATAAGGAACGAAATTCTCCTTCTCTCTTTGTAAAGTTTCTTCTGAAAGAAAAAGGTGAAATATTTAAGGACATTAACTCGCTTCTCTATGTAGTTATTTGGACTACCACTCCCTGGACATTGATTGCTAATGTAGCTATTGCTCTTCACCCCGAGGCTAATTATATTACCGTCTTGGTAAAGAGAGATGAAAAAGAAGAAGCTTACCTTTTTGCAGAAAATATGCTCTCCAAAATGATCAGCATTTTGAAGATAAACGACTATCAGATTCTCCAAAAAAACAAAGGAAGAGAGTTAGAAAATTTATCTTGTGACCATCCTTTCATAGAAAGAAAATCAACCTTAGTCTTAGCTGACTATGTTTCTTTAGAAGAAGGTAGCGGTTGTGTTCATATTGCTCCTGGTCATGGATTGGAAGATTACGAAACAGGAATTAATTACAAACTGCCTATTATCTGTCCGGTAGATGAAAAAGGTAAATTTACTAAGGAAGCTTTAGAATTTGAGGGATTGGAAGTATTTAAGGCTAATGAAAAGGTTTGTAAAAAGTTAAAAGACTTAGCTTATCTTTTATGGCGTGGCGAAATTACTCATTCTTATCCCCATTGTTGGCGATGTAAGAATCCTGTAATCTCTAGAGCTACTAAGCAATGGTTTATCAGTATGGAGGTAAATAATTTAAAAGAAAGAACTTTGCAAGCCATAGAAGAAGTAAATTGGATTCCTGACTGGGGTAAGAACAGATTTTATGGAATGGTAGCTAATCGAGATGAGTGGTGTATTTCTCGTCAAAGATCTTGGGGAGTGCCCATTCCGGCATTTCATTGTCAAGAATGTGGAGGTTATCTTTTACTACCTGAAATAATCTATAAAGTCAGAGATGTTATCCAAGAAGAAGGAATAGAGGCTTGGTTTAAAAAAGAAGCTAGTTATTTTCTGTCAAGCCAAGAAAGATGTCCTCAATGCGGAGGAAATAAGCTTAGCCAAGAAAGTGATATTATAGATGTTTGGTTTGAGTCAGGAGTAAGCCATGAAGCTGTTTTACGTCAAAGAAAAGAGCTTTATTGGCCAGCTGATTTGTACTTAGAAGGAAGCGACCAACATCGAGGTTGGTTTCAATCATCTATGTTAGTAGCTATGAGCATCCATGGAAAGCCTCCTTATAAGACGGTCCTTACTCATGGTTTTATGCTTGATTCTTCAGGCAAAGCCATGAGCAAATCGATGGGGAATGTGATCTCTCCCCTGGAAATTATTTCTAAATATGGAGCTGATATTTTAAGGCTTTGGGTATGTTCTATTGATTATCGAAATGATGTAAACATAGGAAAAGAAATTATAGAAAGAATGGCTGAAGCTTATCGAAAAATTAGAAATACCGGTCGGTTTATTTTAGGAAATATTTATGATTTTGATCCTGATAAAGATAGCTTGCCTTATCAAGAATTACTAAGCATAGATCGTTGGCTTCTTTCCAAGCTTCAAGTCTTGATTAATAAGACTACTTCTTCTTTTGAAGAGTTTGAGTTTTATAACTTCTACCATTTGTTGAATAATTTTTGTGTTGTTACTTTAAGTTCTCTTTATTTAGACATTATCAAAGATCGACTTTATACTTACCCTAAAGATTCATTAGATAGGAGATCTGCCCAAACCTGTATTTATAAGGTGTTAATAGTTTTGGTTAAATTAGTAGCTCCAGTCATAAGCTTTACTGCCGAAGAAATATGGAGTTATTTACCTAATGGTAAAAAAAAGAAAGAAAGTGTTCACTTGGCTTCTTGGCCTAAAGCAAAAGAAGAGTTCATAGATGAGGAATTAGAAAAAGAATACGAAGAACTACTTTTATTGAGAGATGAAGTCTTAAAAGAGATAGAAGAGATTAGAAAAAAAGGAGTGATAGGAAACTCCTTAGAAACAAGAGTAACCATTAATTTATCTTTGACCAATAAGAAATTGTTAGAAAAATACCAAGAAGAATTAAAGAGCTTATTTATTGTCTCCAAGGTAGAGTTAAAAGATTCTTTGGAAGAAAAGATAAAGATAAAAGTAGAAAAGGTAAAGGAAAAGAAATGCCAACGATGTTGGAATTATCAAGAATCAGTGGGAAAGAGCTTAGAATTACCAGATCTTTGTCAAAGGTGTGTTAAGGTAGTAAAAAGTTAA
- a CDS encoding DUF167 domain-containing protein → MKLQIKIKIQPNASENKILDYLDNYLKIKIVSPAIEGRANKTLIDYLSKQLGISKSSFKIIKGQHFSKKIIEISNLTEEKLSIVEKFLRLPNYKINL, encoded by the coding sequence TTGAAGTTACAAATTAAGATTAAGATACAGCCTAATGCTTCAGAAAATAAGATTTTAGACTATCTTGATAATTATTTAAAGATTAAGATAGTTTCTCCAGCTATTGAAGGAAGGGCTAATAAAACTTTGATTGATTATTTATCTAAACAACTTGGGATCTCCAAGTCTTCTTTTAAAATTATTAAGGGTCAACATTTTTCTAAAAAGATAATAGAAATTAGTAATTTGACAGAAGAAAAGCTGAGTATCGTGGAGAAATTTTTAAGATTACCAAATTATAAGATTAATTTATAA
- a CDS encoding YggT family protein, giving the protein MMFNLANLFRNLAIILNIAFNLFYFLLVARIISSWIAPDPFHQVVQIIYKLTDPILNLIKRLVPLQFGMIDFSPIIAFFLLEFLKNFIVGTLISISNKI; this is encoded by the coding sequence ATGATGTTTAACTTAGCTAATCTTTTTAGAAACTTAGCGATAATTTTAAATATAGCCTTTAACCTTTTCTATTTTTTATTGGTAGCTAGAATTATTAGTTCCTGGATAGCACCAGATCCTTTTCATCAAGTTGTTCAAATTATCTATAAACTTACTGACCCTATCTTAAATCTAATTAAAAGATTGGTTCCTTTGCAGTTTGGAATGATTGATTTTTCGCCCATTATTGCCTTTTTTCTTTTAGAATTTTTAAAAAATTTCATTGTGGGAACCTTAATTAGTATTAGTAATAAGATTTAA